A region from the Inhella inkyongensis genome encodes:
- the chrA gene encoding chromate efflux transporter, translated as MRTPTRAQALRFWAWLGLVSFGGPAAQIALMHSELVERRRWVDEARFQHALGYCMLLPGPEAQQLATYLGWMLHGRAMGIAAGLLFILPAWGLMLGLGWLYMAQGQQPWMQGVLAGLKPAVLALVVWALWRMGRKSLQHRLWLFVALESLVLLRLGLPFPLILLLAAALGAVAAHRGWGALPKAVAVDTSRSPAPSGTVGVLGLGVLLWALPMGLLVAWQGLQGFFPQLAGFFTQAALLTFGGAYAVLPFVAQAVVQQQGWITTAQLMDGLALGETTPGPLVIVLVFIGFVAAWQQTGADPLVWGLLGGAVAGFFTFLPSFVFILVGAPWVERSRQLPVLAGPLRAIGAAVVGVMADLALFLGQHTLKPQGHWDAAALGLAVLCGLALWRWPRRAVWVVLGAALVGAVLHESPGVAVAPAAHLVEALAGGQHL; from the coding sequence GTGAGGACGCCAACTCGCGCGCAAGCCCTCCGCTTCTGGGCCTGGTTGGGGCTGGTGAGCTTTGGCGGGCCGGCGGCGCAGATCGCGCTGATGCACAGCGAGCTGGTGGAGCGGCGCCGCTGGGTGGACGAGGCGCGTTTTCAGCATGCGCTGGGCTATTGCATGCTGCTGCCCGGGCCGGAGGCCCAGCAGCTCGCGACCTATCTGGGCTGGATGTTGCATGGCCGGGCCATGGGTATCGCGGCCGGCCTGCTCTTCATCCTGCCGGCCTGGGGCCTGATGCTGGGCCTGGGCTGGCTCTATATGGCCCAGGGCCAGCAGCCTTGGATGCAGGGGGTGTTGGCAGGGCTCAAGCCTGCGGTGCTGGCCCTGGTGGTCTGGGCGCTGTGGCGCATGGGGCGCAAGAGTCTGCAGCATCGGCTGTGGCTGTTTGTGGCCCTGGAGTCCCTGGTGCTGCTGCGCCTGGGGCTGCCCTTCCCGCTCATCCTTTTGCTGGCGGCGGCGCTGGGTGCCGTGGCGGCACATAGGGGTTGGGGTGCGCTCCCCAAGGCGGTTGCGGTGGACACGTCCCGCAGCCCGGCCCCGAGCGGCACGGTCGGGGTGCTGGGTCTGGGTGTGCTGCTTTGGGCTTTGCCGATGGGCTTGCTGGTGGCCTGGCAGGGTCTGCAGGGCTTTTTCCCACAGCTGGCCGGCTTCTTCACCCAGGCGGCGCTGCTGACCTTTGGTGGTGCCTATGCGGTGCTGCCCTTTGTGGCGCAGGCGGTGGTGCAGCAGCAGGGCTGGATCACGACGGCCCAGTTGATGGATGGGCTGGCCCTGGGTGAGACCACGCCGGGCCCTTTGGTGATCGTGCTGGTCTTCATCGGTTTCGTGGCGGCCTGGCAGCAGACTGGCGCCGACCCGCTGGTCTGGGGTCTGCTGGGCGGCGCGGTGGCGGGTTTCTTCACCTTCTTGCCCAGCTTTGTCTTCATCCTGGTGGGCGCCCCGTGGGTGGAGCGCAGCCGCCAGTTGCCGGTCTTGGCCGGGCCGCTGCGGGCCATCGGCGCGGCGGTGGTGGGGGTGATGGCGGACTTGGCCCTGTTCCTGGGCCAACACACGCTCAAGCCCCAGGGCCACTGGGATGCGGCGGCCCTGGGGCTTGCGGTGCTGTGCGGGCTGGCGCTGTGGCGCTGGCCGCGGCGGGCCGTCTGGGTGGTGCTGGGCGCCGCCCTGGTGGGGGCGGTGCTGCACGAATCACCAGGTGTTGCTGTTGCGCCAGCTGCGCATCTCGTAGAGGCGCTCGCCGGTGGACAGCATTTGTGA
- a CDS encoding S8 family serine peptidase, whose product MAGTIAAVGNNSFGYTGVAPKTKIVPVRVLGRCGGAESDIADGIVWAVGGKVGSLPLNANPVRILNLSLGGEHSCSSTYQDAINYARNLKALIVVSAGNDKQDVSEQAPANCSGVMAVAATNKLGAKADYSNFGNGVDIAAPGGDSTNGGVWSLGNMGTKGPTTDGWSRKSGTSMAAPHVAGVAALMLATNSLLQPSDTAYLMKTTARSFPGTCTDCGTGIVDAEAAVAAAKYFRYEVEPNDSMASAQYVNLTGKARVLGTLQAAYPEKVDIYSMYIPAGHTLVTQLRMLSFDINFTGSMELMDATGKVLKKSVMVAGHPEANYYNGTGAGLSVYLKVKGSSSQMLSTGERLYEMRSWRNSNTW is encoded by the coding sequence GTGGCCGGCACCATCGCTGCGGTGGGTAACAACAGCTTTGGCTACACCGGCGTGGCCCCCAAGACCAAGATCGTGCCGGTGCGCGTGCTAGGGCGTTGCGGCGGCGCCGAATCGGACATCGCCGACGGCATCGTCTGGGCGGTCGGCGGCAAGGTGGGCAGCCTGCCCCTGAACGCCAACCCGGTGCGCATCCTCAACCTCTCCTTGGGCGGTGAACACAGCTGCAGCAGCACTTACCAGGACGCCATCAACTACGCCCGCAATCTCAAGGCGCTGATCGTGGTGTCTGCGGGCAATGACAAGCAGGACGTCAGCGAGCAGGCGCCGGCCAACTGCAGCGGGGTGATGGCGGTGGCCGCCACCAACAAGCTCGGCGCCAAGGCGGACTATTCCAACTTCGGCAATGGCGTGGACATCGCGGCTCCGGGCGGCGACAGCACGAACGGCGGCGTCTGGTCGCTGGGCAATATGGGCACCAAGGGCCCGACCACGGATGGCTGGAGCCGCAAGAGCGGCACCTCAATGGCCGCTCCTCATGTGGCCGGCGTGGCGGCCCTGATGCTGGCCACCAACAGCCTGCTGCAGCCCAGCGACACGGCCTATCTGATGAAGACCACGGCGCGCAGCTTCCCGGGCACGTGCACCGATTGCGGTACCGGCATCGTGGATGCCGAGGCGGCAGTGGCCGCCGCCAAGTACTTCCGCTACGAAGTGGAACCCAACGACAGCATGGCCTCGGCCCAGTATGTGAACCTGACCGGCAAGGCCCGTGTACTGGGCACCCTGCAAGCGGCCTATCCGGAAAAGGTGGACATCTACTCGATGTACATCCCTGCCGGCCACACCCTGGTGACCCAGCTGCGCATGTTGAGCTTTGACATCAACTTCACCGGCAGCATGGAGCTGATGGATGCCACCGGCAAGGTGTTGAAGAAGAGCGTCATGGTGGCCGGTCATCCCGAGGCCAACTACTACAACGGCACGGGCGCTGGCCTTTCGGTCTACCTGAAGGTCAAGGGCAGCAGCTCACAAATGCTGTCCACCGGCGAGCGCCTCTACGAGATGCGCAGCTGGCGCAACAGCAACACCTGGTGA
- a CDS encoding TfoX/Sxy family DNA transformation protein has translation MGDGLLNLGPKSRLWLAELGIHTGAQLRQRDAFVVYADLKRRQPGASLNLLYALLGAQQDCHWQQVKREQRSDILLRLDDMGLAPKR, from the coding sequence ATGGGGGATGGCCTGCTGAACCTGGGCCCCAAGAGCCGGCTCTGGTTGGCGGAGTTGGGCATTCACACGGGCGCGCAACTGCGCCAGCGCGATGCCTTTGTGGTCTATGCCGATTTGAAACGCCGGCAGCCCGGCGCGAGTTTGAATCTGCTCTACGCCCTGCTCGGGGCGCAGCAGGATTGCCATTGGCAGCAGGTGAAGCGCGAGCAACGCAGCGACATCCTGCTGCGTCTGGATGACATGGGCTTGGCGCCCAAACGCTGA
- a CDS encoding cob(I)yrinic acid a,c-diamide adenosyltransferase, whose product MGNRLTQIATRTGDDGTTGLGDGRRVAKSDLRVAAMGDVDELNSHLGVLLCEPLPDKVRELLVVVQHELFNLGGELCMPGYSLLKDEAVLRLDEALAEHNAALPRLQEFILPAGTRSAALAHVARTVARRAERAVVALTNAEAPGQVNAAPRQFLNRLSDLLFVLARVLNRANLDGLGGDDVYWKSERLARAQAEDASADGQGS is encoded by the coding sequence ATGGGCAACCGACTCACTCAAATTGCGACCCGCACCGGCGACGACGGCACGACCGGCCTGGGCGATGGGCGTCGGGTGGCCAAGTCCGATCTGCGCGTGGCCGCCATGGGCGATGTGGACGAGCTGAACTCCCATCTCGGCGTGCTGCTCTGCGAGCCGCTGCCGGACAAGGTGCGCGAGCTGCTGGTGGTGGTTCAGCACGAGCTTTTCAACCTGGGTGGCGAGCTCTGCATGCCCGGCTACAGCCTGCTCAAGGATGAAGCCGTGCTGCGCCTGGATGAAGCCCTGGCCGAGCACAACGCCGCGCTGCCGCGCCTGCAGGAATTCATCCTGCCCGCCGGCACCCGCAGCGCCGCCCTGGCCCATGTGGCACGCACCGTGGCGCGCCGCGCCGAACGCGCCGTGGTGGCCCTGACGAACGCCGAGGCACCCGGCCAAGTAAACGCCGCGCCGCGCCAGTTCCTGAACCGCCTCAGCGACCTGCTCTTCGTACTGGCCCGCGTGCTCAACCGCGCCAACCTCGATGGCCTGGGCGGCGACGATGTGTACTGGAAGAGCGAGCGCCTGGCCCGTGCTCAAGCCGAAGACGCCTCTGCAGACGGGCAAGGCAGCTGA
- a CDS encoding lysophospholipid acyltransferase family protein gives MKVQRTLFNTPLIRPLMAGLSRLYFRLKGWKIEGQLPPEAARCVMIAAPHTSNWDMPYMMMAGFAFGLNVRWMGKASIFKWPWGPLMRWFGGIAVVRDERRNLVAASVEALKHAPGALQLLIAPEGTRSLVREWKTGFYRIAEGAQLPIIPSYLDFGGKRVGLGPIFWPSGDVEADIAKLRAFYAPYKGLREDLFHQ, from the coding sequence ATGAAAGTCCAGCGCACCCTTTTCAACACCCCCCTCATCCGACCGCTGATGGCGGGCCTGAGCCGGCTTTATTTCCGGCTCAAAGGCTGGAAGATCGAGGGCCAGCTGCCCCCTGAGGCCGCACGCTGCGTGATGATCGCCGCGCCCCACACCAGCAATTGGGACATGCCTTACATGATGATGGCCGGCTTCGCCTTCGGCCTGAATGTGCGCTGGATGGGCAAGGCCAGCATCTTCAAATGGCCCTGGGGGCCGCTGATGCGCTGGTTCGGCGGCATCGCGGTGGTGCGCGACGAGCGCCGCAATTTGGTGGCTGCGTCGGTGGAGGCGCTGAAGCACGCCCCGGGTGCATTGCAGTTGTTGATCGCCCCCGAGGGCACGCGCAGCTTGGTGCGGGAGTGGAAGACGGGCTTTTATCGCATCGCCGAGGGCGCCCAGCTACCCATCATTCCGAGCTATCTGGATTTCGGCGGCAAGCGCGTGGGCCTGGGGCCGATCTTCTGGCCCAGTGGCGATGTGGAGGCCGATATCGCCAAGTTGCGGGCCTTCTACGCGCCCTACAAGGGCCTGCGCGAAGATCTGTTCCATCAGTGA
- a CDS encoding flavin monoamine oxidase family protein translates to MQRREWLQGIGGSLALSACGGGGSDATAAEPSKRRVLVIGAGLAGLTAARELQRQGREVLVLEARDRIGGRIWTSQQWPDLPLDLGASWIHGTRGNPLTALAEGVQAQRVSTSYERSIAFDSEGEELTAAQTARLELFREQLNAALKAAQKLDPDRSVMDVAGPLLAAAGKGTQDERMLRFLLSGSIEQEYAGSAAQLSAHWFDSAEEFEGEDVVFAQGFRVITDALAQGLSIRTGQVVQQIDWQGASVRVRVQGGAEFTADQVVVTLPLGVLQAGSVRFVPELPAPKRAAIAALGMGVLNKCYLRFPRVFWDAQVDWLEVVAERPGEWTEWLSLQRALNKPVLLGFNAADRGRAIEGLSDAQIVASAMDTLRNLYGDRIPEPESAQITRWASDPFARGAYSFAALGSTPQSRRDLGSALNGRLFFAGEATGVEHFGTAHAAVISGQRAAREVLAHV, encoded by the coding sequence ATGCAGCGACGCGAGTGGCTTCAAGGAATTGGCGGCAGCTTGGCGCTGAGCGCCTGCGGCGGCGGGGGCAGCGATGCCACGGCAGCCGAACCGTCCAAACGCAGGGTGCTGGTCATTGGCGCTGGCCTGGCCGGATTGACCGCCGCGCGCGAACTGCAGCGCCAGGGCCGGGAGGTGCTGGTGTTGGAGGCCCGGGACCGCATTGGCGGCCGCATCTGGACCAGCCAGCAGTGGCCTGACCTGCCGCTGGACCTGGGCGCCTCGTGGATTCACGGCACGCGTGGCAACCCACTCACGGCACTGGCCGAAGGCGTGCAGGCGCAGCGTGTGAGCACCAGCTATGAACGATCCATCGCCTTCGACTCTGAGGGCGAGGAGCTGACGGCGGCGCAGACGGCTCGCCTGGAGCTCTTTCGTGAACAACTGAACGCGGCCCTGAAGGCCGCGCAGAAGCTGGATCCGGATCGTTCGGTGATGGACGTCGCCGGTCCCCTGCTCGCGGCGGCCGGCAAGGGCACGCAGGATGAGCGCATGCTGCGTTTCCTGCTGAGCGGCAGCATCGAGCAGGAATACGCCGGCAGCGCGGCCCAGCTTTCCGCCCATTGGTTTGACAGCGCCGAAGAGTTCGAGGGCGAAGACGTGGTCTTTGCGCAGGGTTTTCGCGTCATCACCGACGCTTTGGCTCAGGGCCTGAGCATCCGCACCGGCCAGGTGGTGCAGCAGATCGACTGGCAGGGCGCGTCGGTGAGGGTGCGCGTCCAAGGGGGGGCCGAGTTCACGGCCGACCAGGTGGTGGTGACCTTGCCCCTGGGGGTGCTGCAGGCGGGCTCGGTGCGCTTCGTGCCAGAACTGCCCGCACCCAAGCGCGCCGCCATCGCGGCCCTGGGCATGGGGGTGCTGAACAAGTGCTACCTGCGCTTCCCGCGCGTGTTCTGGGATGCCCAAGTCGACTGGCTGGAGGTGGTGGCCGAGCGCCCGGGTGAGTGGACGGAGTGGTTGAGCCTGCAGCGCGCGCTCAACAAGCCGGTGCTGCTGGGCTTCAATGCCGCCGATCGCGGCCGTGCCATCGAAGGGCTGAGCGACGCCCAGATCGTGGCCAGCGCCATGGACACCCTGCGCAATCTGTACGGCGACCGCATTCCCGAGCCCGAGAGCGCGCAGATCACCCGCTGGGCCAGCGATCCCTTCGCGCGCGGCGCCTATTCCTTCGCCGCTTTGGGCTCGACCCCGCAATCGCGCCGCGACCTGGGTTCGGCCCTGAACGGGCGGCTCTTCTTTGCCGGCGAGGCCACGGGGGTCGAGCACTTCGGCACGGCGCATGCGGCGGTGATCTCGGGCCAGCGGGCGGCGCGCGAGGTATTGGCCCACGTCTGA
- a CDS encoding zf-TFIIB domain-containing protein → MTPHCPRCRYRMDALLLAAHDGRVVEVDHCRACRLVWFDQLESVQLAGLGWIHLLRELQQGMGLALPPARPEGLNCPHCSVGLKTVLNRSRYGEFTAQECPQGHGHAHSHVGVMAERGLVRQVGPADRALIRQGHWKWECLNCGAPAEGEAIACRFCESPMLLLDLPRLAHALTRRPQCDALAPKQGAHPLTWSCVACGAALDPNREPTCAQCGQDAWAPSWLNLNALLDEAEAQVRDAETERRLLAARHRAQVLERPRRVRDWQDTQLARVHRLFKDEEKPELNPWVGLGLLLLLLFWNWW, encoded by the coding sequence ATGACCCCCCATTGCCCACGCTGCCGCTATCGCATGGACGCCCTGCTGTTGGCGGCGCACGATGGACGGGTGGTGGAGGTGGACCATTGCCGGGCTTGTCGTCTGGTGTGGTTCGATCAGCTGGAGTCGGTGCAGCTGGCGGGTTTGGGATGGATCCATTTGCTGCGCGAGTTGCAGCAGGGCATGGGCCTGGCCCTGCCGCCGGCACGACCAGAGGGACTGAACTGCCCACATTGCAGCGTTGGCCTCAAGACGGTGTTGAACCGTAGCCGCTACGGCGAATTCACGGCTCAGGAGTGCCCGCAAGGTCATGGGCATGCGCACAGCCATGTCGGTGTGATGGCCGAGCGCGGTTTGGTGCGACAAGTGGGACCAGCCGATCGAGCGCTGATTCGCCAAGGGCACTGGAAGTGGGAGTGCTTGAACTGTGGGGCACCCGCTGAAGGCGAGGCAATAGCCTGCCGCTTTTGTGAGTCCCCCATGTTGTTGTTGGACCTGCCCCGCCTGGCCCATGCGTTGACGCGCAGGCCGCAATGCGATGCGCTTGCCCCAAAGCAAGGGGCGCATCCGCTGACCTGGTCCTGCGTGGCTTGTGGCGCTGCACTTGATCCCAACCGCGAGCCCACCTGCGCTCAGTGCGGACAAGATGCCTGGGCGCCTTCGTGGTTGAACCTGAATGCTTTGCTGGATGAGGCCGAAGCCCAGGTCCGGGACGCCGAAACCGAGCGTCGCTTGTTGGCGGCGCGGCATCGGGCGCAGGTATTGGAGCGGCCACGCAGAGTCCGGGACTGGCAGGACACCCAACTGGCCCGGGTCCATCGCCTGTTCAAGGATGAAGAGAAACCCGAGCTCAATCCCTGGGTCGGGTTGGGTCTGCTCCTGCTGCTCCTGTTTTGGAACTGGTGGTGA
- a CDS encoding S8 family peptidase: MNRKALATAFPLSLMTAALLLAGPAQAQPAPAKKEALAAGLIIKFREGVRSPVAAKAAVQGFRAMGEARGQRVAFDREGAFGVRVIRMQEHQTVSALQRLARDIQASDATIESIEVDHLVRASFIPNDSRWADQWDLSDPTGGINAPKAWDISQGSGSRVAVLDTGVLAHADIAANLLPGYDMISNSTNAQDGGGRDSNASDPGDWAAAGVCGTDKPAQNSSWHGTHVAGTIAAVGNNSAGISGVAPKAKIVPVRVLGRCGIGASSDVADGIVWAVGGQVGSLPLNANPVRILNLSLGSESACGSTMQTAIDYARGKDALVVVAAGNDGQDANLESPANCKGVMAVAATNKVGGRSSYSNFGSNVDIAAPGGDATYGNVLSLSNTGTMGPVADAMAWMRGTSMAAPHVAGVAALMLATNSLLKADDTEYLMKATARKFPGTCSGCGTGILDAEAAVSTAKGFRYEIEPNNSIGTAQYLNLNWPSRVVGTLDPYNISEVDVYSVYLPPNQTLRTEMFLVVNDGMYTPATELLDASGKVLGTSRYIYGKHEVNYRNTGTVGKAVYLRVKLAADPVIKLFTPLYDLKMWRQN, translated from the coding sequence GAGCCTGATGACCGCCGCGCTGCTGCTGGCCGGCCCCGCCCAGGCGCAGCCCGCCCCGGCCAAGAAAGAAGCCCTGGCCGCCGGCCTGATCATCAAGTTCCGCGAGGGCGTGCGCAGCCCGGTCGCCGCCAAGGCGGCTGTGCAAGGCTTCCGGGCCATGGGCGAAGCGCGCGGCCAGCGTGTCGCGTTCGACCGCGAAGGCGCCTTCGGCGTGCGCGTGATCCGCATGCAAGAGCACCAGACCGTGAGTGCGCTGCAACGTCTGGCGCGCGACATCCAGGCCTCGGATGCCACCATTGAATCGATCGAAGTCGACCACCTCGTCCGCGCCAGCTTCATCCCCAACGACTCCCGTTGGGCCGACCAGTGGGACCTATCCGACCCCACCGGCGGCATCAACGCCCCCAAGGCCTGGGACATCAGCCAGGGCTCAGGCTCACGGGTCGCGGTGCTGGACACCGGCGTGTTGGCCCATGCCGACATCGCGGCCAATCTGCTGCCCGGCTACGACATGATCAGCAACTCCACCAACGCCCAGGACGGCGGCGGCCGCGACAGCAATGCCAGCGACCCCGGCGACTGGGCGGCAGCCGGCGTGTGCGGCACGGACAAGCCCGCGCAAAACAGCAGCTGGCATGGCACCCATGTGGCCGGCACCATCGCCGCCGTGGGCAACAACAGCGCGGGCATCAGCGGCGTGGCCCCCAAGGCCAAGATCGTGCCGGTTCGAGTGCTGGGGCGCTGCGGCATTGGCGCCAGCTCGGACGTCGCCGACGGCATCGTCTGGGCGGTGGGCGGGCAAGTGGGCAGCCTGCCCCTGAACGCCAACCCGGTGCGCATCCTCAACCTCTCGCTGGGCAGTGAAAGCGCCTGCGGCAGCACGATGCAGACCGCCATTGACTACGCTCGCGGCAAAGACGCGCTGGTGGTGGTGGCAGCGGGCAATGATGGCCAGGACGCCAATCTGGAATCCCCGGCCAACTGCAAGGGCGTGATGGCCGTGGCGGCCACCAACAAGGTGGGAGGCCGCTCCAGCTACTCAAACTTCGGCAGCAATGTGGACATTGCCGCACCCGGCGGTGATGCCACCTACGGCAATGTGCTCTCGCTGAGCAACACCGGCACCATGGGTCCGGTGGCCGATGCCATGGCCTGGATGCGCGGCACCTCGATGGCCGCGCCCCATGTGGCGGGTGTGGCGGCGCTGATGCTGGCCACAAACAGCCTGCTCAAGGCGGACGACACCGAATACCTGATGAAGGCCACGGCGCGCAAATTCCCGGGCACTTGCAGCGGCTGTGGCACCGGCATCCTGGACGCGGAGGCCGCAGTCAGCACCGCCAAGGGCTTCCGCTACGAAATCGAACCCAACAACAGCATCGGCACGGCGCAGTACCTCAACCTGAACTGGCCCAGCCGCGTGGTGGGCACCCTGGATCCCTACAACATCAGCGAAGTGGACGTCTACTCGGTCTACCTGCCGCCCAACCAGACCCTGCGCACCGAGATGTTCCTGGTGGTCAATGACGGCATGTACACCCCGGCCACCGAGTTGCTGGATGCAAGCGGCAAAGTGTTGGGCACCAGCCGCTACATCTATGGCAAGCACGAGGTCAATTACCGCAACACCGGTACCGTCGGCAAAGCGGTCTACCTGCGCGTCAAGCTGGCCGCCGACCCGGTGATCAAGCTCTTTACCCCGCTGTACGACTTGAAGATGTGGCGCCAGAACTGA
- a CDS encoding S41 family peptidase, translating to MPFKLPALVLTLASLTSPVAATEYGQKHDPDFARFCEFVQQDYAYWPRRPQLDWPAACAQHRARALQAGSRGAWIAHLEAALDELADAHAHLSTNTPVSTRLIPSQSDLRARWRGEVAELVAVRQPSAAWAAGLRPGDRVLSVKGQALRAAARARLPRGEGDDLAWDWALQQVLAGRHEQKEMSLQRQTPAGSQTLIWRPHQPQAASLLSHGREGDVAWVRIHNSLGQNGLIEAFDQALAELGPFGALVLDLRDTPSGGNSHVARGLMGRLVTAPRPYQQHEAVAEGRGGVRRVWTEWVLPRQPLPERPVLVLVGPWTGSMGEGLAIGLNAARGAPVLGQPMAGLLGALGEERLPLSGITVRIPTETLAHVDGRPREAFVPEPLQGDAEQVWQQALTRARLLR from the coding sequence ATGCCCTTCAAGCTCCCCGCCCTGGTGCTGACCTTGGCCAGCCTGACGTCCCCTGTTGCTGCGACCGAGTACGGCCAGAAGCATGACCCCGACTTCGCGCGCTTTTGCGAGTTCGTGCAGCAGGACTACGCCTACTGGCCGCGGCGCCCGCAACTGGATTGGCCGGCCGCCTGTGCGCAGCACCGGGCCCGCGCGCTGCAGGCGGGCAGCCGTGGCGCTTGGATCGCCCATCTGGAAGCGGCGCTGGATGAGCTGGCCGATGCCCATGCACATCTCTCCACCAACACCCCGGTCTCGACCCGCCTGATTCCCAGCCAGAGCGACTTGCGCGCCCGCTGGCGGGGCGAGGTGGCGGAATTGGTGGCGGTGCGCCAGCCCTCGGCTGCTTGGGCGGCGGGCCTGCGCCCGGGCGATCGGGTACTGAGCGTGAAGGGTCAGGCCCTGCGGGCGGCAGCCCGCGCGCGTCTGCCGCGCGGCGAGGGTGATGATTTGGCCTGGGACTGGGCGCTGCAGCAGGTGCTGGCCGGCCGTCATGAACAGAAGGAAATGAGCCTGCAGCGCCAAACGCCGGCGGGTTCCCAGACTTTGATTTGGCGCCCCCACCAGCCCCAAGCCGCCAGCCTGCTGAGCCATGGCCGCGAGGGCGATGTGGCTTGGGTGCGCATCCACAACAGCCTGGGTCAGAACGGTTTGATCGAGGCTTTCGACCAGGCCCTGGCCGAACTGGGCCCCTTTGGTGCCCTGGTGCTGGACCTGCGCGACACCCCCAGCGGCGGCAACAGCCATGTGGCGCGCGGGCTGATGGGGCGCTTGGTGACGGCGCCGCGCCCCTATCAACAGCATGAGGCGGTGGCCGAAGGACGCGGTGGTGTGCGCCGTGTGTGGACTGAATGGGTGCTGCCGCGCCAGCCCCTGCCCGAGCGCCCCGTCCTGGTGCTGGTGGGGCCGTGGACGGGCAGCATGGGCGAGGGTCTGGCCATTGGTCTGAACGCCGCACGCGGCGCGCCGGTGTTGGGTCAGCCCATGGCGGGTTTGCTGGGTGCTTTGGGCGAAGAGCGCCTGCCGCTGAGCGGGATTACGGTGCGCATCCCCACCGAGACCCTGGCCCATGTGGATGGCCGACCCCGCGAAGCCTTTGTGCCCGAACCCCTGCAGGGCGATGCCGAGCAAGTTTGGCAACAGGCGTTGACCCGAGCGCGCCTGCTGCGCTGA